The following are encoded together in the Scomber japonicus isolate fScoJap1 chromosome 20, fScoJap1.pri, whole genome shotgun sequence genome:
- the mrpl10 gene encoding 39S ribosomal protein L10, mitochondrial produces the protein MAATLCRNLLPKQGWLPLTQSVRHGSKAVTRHRKPVNFLKQKLIAVTQHIPPTRVIPPGAFPSEASRTPTKESDLVLLLKKDLKKVFQDFRMLAVVQNNASNAEDMILLKNRLHKHNIHVKFFPNQVVRSFLQDCVYSNMSPLFFGPTVLIVCKEPKAKEMLKTLRSSPQMTLMGACIDNTLLSPQGVLRYSKLPSVSVIQGELVSGLTMLTSHTASMLQQHPAHLTALLQQYVKQQSPDGAAGDAPKAEEAT, from the exons ATGGCGGCGACCTTGTGTAGAAATTTACTACCGAAACAGG gatgGCTTCCTCTCACCCAGAGTGTCAGACATGGATCCAAAGCTGTGACTCGCCACAGGAAGCCCGTAAACTTCCTGAAGCAGAAGCTGATAGCTGTCACTCAGCACATCCCTCCTACACGGGTCATTCCTCCAGGGGCCTTCCCATCAGAGGCCAGCAGGACCCCCACTAAG GAGAGTGATCTGGTGCTACTCTTGAAGAAGGATTTGAAGAAGGTGTTCCAGGACTTCAGGATGCTCGCTGTGGTTCAGAACAACGCCAGTAACGCCGAGGACATGATCCTCCTGAAGAACCGACTccacaaacacaacatccaCGTCAAGTTCTTCCCCAACCAG GTGGTTCGGTCGTTCCTGCAGGACTGTGTCTACTCCAACATGAGTCCTCTGTTCTTCGGTCCGACGGTCCTCATCGTCTGTAAGGAGCCGAAAGCAAAGGAGATGCTGAAGACTCTGAGATCCAGCCCACAGATGACACTGATGG GCGCCTGCATAGACAACACGCTGCTGAGCCCTCAGGGTGTGCTGCGTTACTCCAAGCTGCCGTCGGTGTCGGTGATCCAGGGCGAGCTGGTGAGCGGTCTGACCATGCTGACCTCACACACGGCCTCCATGCTGCAGCAGCACCCGGCTCACCTCACGGCTCTGCTGCAGCAGTACGTCAAACAGCAGAGCCCCGACGGAGCCGCTGGGGATGCTCCGAAAGCAGAGGAGGCAACGTAG